The following nucleotide sequence is from Triticum aestivum cultivar Chinese Spring unplaced genomic scaffold, IWGSC CS RefSeq v2.1 scaffold83248, whole genome shotgun sequence.
AAGGTGCGCTCCGCCGTGAGGAGCCTCACGCTGGCACGCGGCGTCGTGAAGGTGCTGGACCAGTCGGCGACGGAGGCCACCGAGGAGGTGAGGCTGCTGGCCACGGCGGACCCCGAGCGCCTCCGCAGGAGCCTCCACGAGGCCACCGGCAAGAAGAAGGTCGATCTCGTCCTCATCCCGCCCAACCCTGTCAAGCCTGGGCtcgtcgacgccgcccccgacccgcaGCGCCAGCCGCGGCCACCGGTCCTTCGTGAGCACGGCGGCAATGGCAAGAGGAACCACCACCAGCAGCTGGATCTCGGGGCGTACCCGTGCCCGCCCGCGTCCTACCACCCGGGCCAGCTGCCGGCCCCTCCTTCCGGAATGTACGACGCGTACCCCGCCCCGGCGCCGTTCCCACCTGGGTATTACTACTGCCCTCCCAGCGCGCCGCCGTGCCCCGCCGGCCACGGCTACTACTGATCGATGGAGCGGCCGAGCAGAGCTGGTCGCGCGAGCCGGAGACGAGCGCGTACGTACGCCAGACCACatcacagtcgatgctatatttGTGAGATCAATCGTCTGAGACTTAATGAAGTCTTAGTTGATACTATATTTGTGAGATCTTAAATGAATGATCTAGCCAACTTATATAAAAAATTATTTCTTTTTTTATATGTTCTGTTGCTTGACTAAGATCTGGCCATAATTTTTTAGGGTACAAACTATTGTTACTACGCCAAACATATATGGACTTTCTAATCAAGTTCCAATCACCCTCTCGTTTTATCTAAACTACGTACGTGCTATTGTTACTGC
It contains:
- the LOC123176724 gene encoding uncharacterized protein, producing the protein MGNAGSNGGEKAIAREMVLKVAMHCRCEGCTPKVRSAVRSLTLARGVVKVLDQSATEATEEVRLLATADPERLRRSLHEATGKKKVDLVLIPPNPVKPGLVDAAPDPQRQPRPPVLREHGGNGKRNHHQQLDLGAYPCPPASYHPGQLPAPPSGMYDAYPAPAPFPPGYYYCPPSAPPCPAGHGYY